The genomic interval tggccctgaactcacagatccacctgcttctgccccctgattactgggactaaaggagtgCATTGCTacatccaacttttttttttttttaaatatttacttagccgggcgtggtggcacacgcctttaatcccagcactcgggaggcagaggcaggcagatttctgagttcgaggccagcctggtctacaaagtgagttccaggacagccagggctatacaaagaaaccctgtctcaaaaaccaaaaaaaaaaaaaaaaaagatttactttgtgtgtgtgtgtttcgtgCATGTATGAGTACCATATAAATGCCTGGATGCCATGGAACTGGGAGTTTCAGAcggctgtgaactgccatgtggctgctgtgaataccatctgggtcctctgcaagagcagcaagtgctcacaGCTTCTCAGATCTCTCTCCCCAGACTCCTTTTTaattgtgtatgcctgtgtgtacgGGTGGAGGGACGTGCCTGTGAGACCAATGCCTGTGGTGGCTAGAAGAGAACCCTGGGAGGCCAGGAGCAGGAGATCCAAGCTGTTGTGAGCCACTCTCTTGGGTGCTTAGAACAGAAGTAGACCAATATACATTATTGGCCAGCTAAACtcactctccagcccccagtctcTAATACTTTAGTGTCTAGGCATATCAGTATAGCAGGAATGACCAGAGATGAGAGAGCAACTTCAGTTACTGGTGGTCAGGCAACACGGAAAGCAGACGTGGTCTTCTGTCACTACACAAGATTTTAAGCTCTCTAATCGAGCCCTGCATGagggtgcacacctataatcccagcacttgagaggtggtaACAGTCAGGAGTTGTTCATGGTCACTCCTAGCTACATCACCAGTTAGAGGCCAGCTAGAACTATAGGAGACCTTGTCTCTGAAAGCCagtctccctcttttcctttaggTCACCATGCCACCCACATTGAGAAAAAAAGACTGAAATTATGGGGCCATGTTAGCCACAGCTACAGCCACATTGGTAAGCTGTGGAGGCACCcaagagggaagggggatgcttAGTGGCATGCCTCACCACAGGATTAACCTTGGAAGAGCCGAGGCGATTAAGGGTGTTGGGATGCCTGTTTTCTAATGACTAGAAGCCACACAGGGAGGTTCATTAAACGCTAACATTCTTCTAAAAGcaaatctcaaaggaaaaaaaaatattcttttactaTTATCTCTCACATCTGGGACTCCTTCCTGTATCTCAAGAagttttctggggtttttttgtttgtttgtttgtttgtttgtttgtttttgtttttaaaaaaggttaGTTTGGagttatgtagtccaggcttgccTGGAATTGACCTCGAAGTCccgatccttctgcctcctctttttaAGAACTGTCACGACAGGctcatgccaccacacccagcttcaaaTAAGAGGTTTCCAATAGACAAAGTCTGTTATGAAAGTATGTGTGGGGGAGTTCTACTGGAGGTCTGAGATTTGTCcagcttccctttcctcatttATAAAAAACCCGAGGTCTTAGCCGGGCGGTGatgatgcacgcctttagtcccagcattcgggagacacaggcaggaggagctcttgagttcaaggccagcctggtctacagagcaagtttcagaacagccagggctacacggagaaataaatcctgtctcggaaaagcaacaaacaaaaaacccccaaagatCTTGTTCTAGAGGCCATGAGATCCTTCGTAGTCTCTAAAGTTTGGTCTGGCCATCACAAGTCTTCTCCAGGGGGACTTTGGCAGGTCTGACGACTTTCCCTCTCTGAACTGGAAACCCCCTCACCGGTCATCCCCAGCATTCCCATTAGGGACTCAAGACTGCGCAGGAGGAAATGGTCCCTTCTGTTGAGACAACAGCCTGAGTGCTGAGTGGGGCATCCCTCGCCCTTCCTCACTTCTCGGATGCTGGTTTGCTCCCCAGTAAGCACAGCTAGTACCCAACCCTAACCCTGCACTGTCAGGCCGCCCAGCGCGCGCCTTTTACGATCTTTACCTGCGTCTCAAAAATTCTAGCTCACCCACCTCCTTCTGTCTAGCGAATGGAGCACCTCCTAGCCCATGCTATTGGTAGGCAGAACCGTCCCTCAGAGAAGAGGCCGGGACAGGTTCCTTTTGTAGGTTCTAATTGGTCTTCTTCACAGTCACTCGCCTGAATCTAGATTGCAATTGGTCTTGGTTGAAAAAGCAGGTTTGTGGTCTCTGGGTCTCTAATACCCTAAAGTTGAGACCTGTAGTCCCCGCCTCCTGGGCGGGTCTCATTGGCTCCATCTCCAGCCTCGAGAGTTGTGATTGGATGTCGCTGCGCGGGGCGGGCCGACCAGGAACCGCGGCCGTTGGCGGGGTGCTCCTCTtcacccctcccttccctcagTGTAATCTAGAATTGAGAGGCTCCACCCCCTGCCGTTTTCTGATTGGGCACTTCTAACGCGTCTCTGGTTCATGATTGGTCCGCGGAGTTCCTGACCCTCGCTTCCTCCCTTCAGTGGGGACTACGGCGGCTCCGAGGAGGGGGAAGGGCGAGAAGGGCCGGCCGGTGCCGTCAGTCAGGCAGGGGGAGCCGCCGAGAGCGGATGGCGGCAGCAGTAGCGGGCCCACTCGCCGCCGGGGGTGAGGAAGCTGCAGCTTCAGTGTCCTTGCCAGGGTCTCCTGGTCTACCTGGGAGCCGTAGCGCAGAACGAGCCCTAGAGGAGGCTGTGGCCACCGGGACCCTGAACTTGTCCAACCGGCGTTTGAAGCACTTCCCCCGGGGCGCGGCCCGCAGTTACGACTTGTCAGACATCACCCAGGCTGGTGAGTTGCGCTGGTGCCCAGAGAGCAGGGGACCCATACTGGACTGCGACCCTCATTTGCATAGCCCCGCCTCGCGTTCGATTGGGCCCACCCCTTCACCTGGCAGTCTTGAACGCTCGCCCCTTGGGATTGGCATTGAGCCCGCGACCTCCCCTCCCCTGTGTAAGAACCACTGGACAATGAGTTCGCTTCAAGAGTGCACAGAACACTTTTGGCCGAGCTCTAGGAGACTCTTCCCCTTTATTTGCATATTGCGCACCTGTAGCATGGTCCCGCCCCTCACCTGGTTGGCTTCTTCAACCCTAGATCTGATCAACCCTTAAAGCAAACTTCCATGTAGAATCTATCATTAATCGCTACATTTTCACCCTTTTAGTCGTTTCCAACGTCTTTCTCACCCGTCCACCACAATCCCAACAAGCCCCGTTATCTCTTTCCTAAAGGGTCGCTCCTAACAACCCGACGTTTCTGCTTGCTTTTCCGTAGTCTCCCCAAGTCCCAGCCCCTCTCCGCCGTCCACCCCAGCCTATCTATGTGAAAGAAGTGAATCTCTCGCCCTTAACTTTCCACCCATTATCCCCctatcccctttctcttcttcctggttTTATGAGGTCACTGTGGAGTTTGTGATCTCATAGGAACCCTACAATTCTGCTTTCCCCTTAGGGGAGAAACTTGAGGCAGCTTGCTGAAAGGAAGGACATTGTATCTCTTAGCTAGGAGTGCTGACCTCCTGGAGACTCTCCAGTCCCTGCCCTCAGGACCCCTCTAATCATGTCCACCccaccctggtgtgtgtgtgtttgggatcCCACTAATCATGGACACTCTACCCTTGGGTCTGCTATGGCCAGGCACTGGGGACTGTACTATGACAGGTGAGTCAGGCTGCTTAGGAGGCAGCCTATGAACTTGGGCTGGCAGCTGAGGGCGGGGAATCACAACAGAGGGCTACATTCCGGGAGCCCCACCCCAGTCTGGGCTGGAGTGTTAGGGCCCCTTCTGCTCCTCTCATCTGGTCCAGGGCTGGATCAAGCTggatcaaagaacacattgctcCAGTAGGTTCCTGCCCACCTGCAATTGTACCAGGCTGGCTGGGGCACAATCTCCTCTTACAGCTCTGGAGAGAAAAAGTTTAAATCTCtctgtttttaaatgctttttcccTACACAGTTGAATGAGTCCTGGGAATGGGTGAGCCCCAGGAGCCATGCTTACCCCTCCTAggtccccccagccccccagctcCAGATTGACCTCAGCAGCTGTGTGACACTGGCCGTctgttccctttcccctccccctcttgcttgttttgtgaccaagaccaaatgtttttctttacttCCTCAGGGCTCTGTCTCAGTGAGTGGACTCTTGGGAAAACTACCAAGCCCTCCCAGCCCCTCCTAGCTCCTGCCCCAACCCAATCTCCTCCTTCAACATTCCGGCCCAGGGTGCAGCTAGGGCTCCCCCGGGTGCAGGCTCACTGTGTGCTGAAGTGGGAAATCCCCTCTCTGCCTTCTCCAGTCTTGTTGGAGCCCAGGTTCTAGGCAGGTGGGTTCCATTATGTCCAGCCATCGTCCTCTGTCTTCTCGCTCCAAGCTGGGAGCTCCTAGCCTGGGAGGGCGTGTGTGTATGACAGAAACCCAGAATTGCCTGGTgccctgtcctctgcctccccttaCCCTCCAACCTAGACTAAGTGCTTCAGCATTGTGCTGCTGGGTTAGTGTGTCTCCTGCTCGCTGTCTTTCCTGAATGTTCCCTCCGTGGAGGGAACCAAGGATTGTGTTCCCGTGACCTGCTAGTAGAGACCTGGGTTGGGGCAGGGCAAGTTCTAGCAAAGGAGAAGTGTCGATCACTCTCCCACAGACCACATCCTGTGCCCCTGAGCCCTGCCTCCTCCAGCCTGGGCTGCTTCCGCCCCTGACTTCTGCTCCTCTACTCTTTACCCAATCCCAGTTTGGTCTGCACtcctatgcatgcatgcataacaCTTATGCATTTGTGAGCACAAAGGGAAGAGGCAGGTGTTGGGCATGGGTGGAGGACCAGATGCGGGCCTCCCACCGTCTCCGGAACTGTTCTTCCCATATCAGCTCAGTCTGTGTTCAGTGGGGCAGGAGCAAAGACGAGAAAGCAGTTTGCAGGGCATCAGGCTACTATCCCTGAGAGACAGATGTACAAGCCACAGCCTAATGGATTGTTTCTACTCCGTTTCCTGTCACAAGACACATTTCCTTTGGGGAATGTTCCCCAGCTTGTCTTCCTCTTAGCTTTTGCCCCCTACTGAAGGAGGACCTTTAAAGAAGCTCACAACCACTCGGGCCTGGGTTTCCCCTAAAATACCCAGACACCTCCTAGGGCATGCTGACCAGAACAAACAGAAATGTGGCTTCTAGGGGTCTGTGGTCTGTGTCTCCACACTGGAGGGAACTGTGGGCTTAGTGCCTCTGCCACGGCCATAGTGTGCCAGTCTTTGAGATAAGAGGGTGTCAGCTTCTTCCCTCAGCTCCTTGCTCTGCTCATAGTAAACGTAAAGACCCTGGGCCTCAGGCAGAGGAACGGTGCTGAGGTTGGAAAAGGGCAGCCAGCCTGGGGACCAGGGAACCCCAATGAAAGCACCTTAAGTACTCTGAGAACTTGGTTCCCAGCTCCAGCTTAGCCTTCTGCCTTCCCCTCCCTGACTGCCTGAAGCTGAGTGTTTCTAGTCTTTTGGTCCTGGAGGCTCATGAAAAACTGGCCACGTATCAGGGTCTCACTTAAGCCCAAAAGCCAGGGTATCTCTGTTCGTGATTTCTTCCCTATGTTGAAAACAGGTTGACGCTAGGAGGAAGGGCTCTCTCTCCCTGTGGTCCCCCAGAGGTTTCTGCATTCTCCTCCTGACCTTTCCTGCCTATCACCTTACTGTTGTTTTCAACTTCTCTTTCTTGTGCTGGGATCACATCCAGAGCCTGCTGTGTGCTAGACCCATTGAGTCGCATCCAGCCCTAGCCAGGCTctgcttttggggggggggtgagtgcaTGCAtagatggaggccagaagaggatgttggggtGCTGCTCTGTCACCCCACCTGGCAGCCCAGAAGCCCAGTTCATTTCTGCCGGCtcctctcccacccccccacAGCACTGAGGTCGTCACAGGTCATGTTCGTGCCAGTGTTTTACATGAGTGCCGGGAtctaactcagatcctcatgtgtGTGGAGTCAGTGTGAGCCTCCTCTTTATCCCTCTGACTCTCTTTACAAGCAAGGCCCCCTTGTGTGATCTCCCACCTTTCAGCTCTCCTGACATCTCAGCACACACAACCGCAGAATTATAGACCCTCCTGTACGCTGCCAGGAGAAATCTTCATTTGTCCGATTTTTTGCTGGGTGGGACAGAGTTGAATCTTGAACTCTGAATAAAAAGCCCGATATGGCCGTGTTCGCTTGCAGTCCCACCCCTGGAGAGGCCTGGATTCTTCTTTCTCAGCATTCTGATTGCTGCAAtcacagacatgagccaccacgtgTAGCTTCATATGTGAATTTAAAGAGTATGTTTATGGTCTGTTATTACACTCCCAAGTCTGGGCTTCTCCAGCTGTGTCCCTCTGgccttctctttgcctttctggTCATGCTTATAATATGCTTTGGTTTATAGACTTATTGTCCCCCCAGGGAGGCCAGGTTTATGAACACATGAATGTAggttatatgtatgcatgtgttgtatatgtgtgcacatacttgTGGAAGCTGGGGGTACCCCAGCTGTTGTTCAGGTACCATCCACTTTGCctctctgagacagagtctcttcatTGGCCTGGTCACTGAATCAGCTAGGCTGACTGGTCAACTGGCCAACGAGCACCAAGGACCCACTTGTCCCTGCCTCTccagtggtgggattgcaagcgaATACTGTTGGACCTTACTTTTTAtccatggattctggggattgaatttcAAATGTGGCAGGCCTTTATCCACTTAGTTCTCACCTTAACCCTATGGGCTTGATTCTTTAGgtcagtgggggatatggagctAGGCAGCTGCTTCAGGGGACACTCAGTCCCCATTGTGTGAGGCCGAACCTTTTCTCAGCTCATTCCAGACCCTTACTTTCCTTAGACTTGTCTCGGAACCGGTTTCCCGAGGTGCCTGAGGCAGCTTGCCAGCTGGTGTCCCTGGAAGGCCTGAGCCTCTACCACAATTGCCTGAAATGCCTGAACCCAGCCTTGGGGAATCTTACAGCCCTCACCTACCTCAACCTCAGGTAGTGGGGCTTATTCTGTGGCCCTTGAAGACCCTTTATTCCCTCCCGAATGGTTCTCCCAGACCCAGGAGGAGGCCTGGTGCTTGATGCTTTGCCTGGGGTATAAGCCTGCTGCCTTTCTCCCTTCCACAGCCGGAACCAGCTGTCGTCGTTGCCACCCTACATCTGCCAGCTGCCCCTTCGAGTGCTTATCATCAGCAACAACAAGTTAGGAGCCCTGCCTCCAGACATCAGCACCTTGGGAAGCCTGCGGCAGCTTGTGAGAATAAGGGGCAAGGGCCAGGAGACGGCCTGTTGAGCCAGGGCCTGGGGACTTTGTGGGAGGGGGGTAGCAGGAAAAGGCTTGGACGAAAGGCAAGTAGCTAGAGAGAAATGGCAGTGATTTCTGCTGACCCTGGGCTTACAGAGCTTTCCTTCTCTGACCTAGGATGTGAGCAGCAATGAGCTGCAGTCCCTGCCCGTGGAGCTGTGTAGCCTCCGTTCCCTGCGGGATCTCAATGTTCGAAGGAACCAGCTCAGTACCCTGCCTGATGGTAAGGAAAGTGAGCCAGAGGGCATGGTGTCTGTGCTCATCTGTGTCTTCATCGGCTCGGCTGCAGTAACACATGTGTTGTACATACGCTGGGTGGCTTCTAAGCAGCACAGGCATTGCCCACAGTCAGATCCGGTGCTGTGTGGCCAGGTGGTATTAGGATTCCAGTGGATAACAAACATACCTTCCTGTGTCCTCATCAACAGAGCAGAGAGAGCGCCAGGATCTCTGGCTCGTTTTTATAAGGATGTTAATCCTCTCTGGACTCTGCCCTCATGACCTGAATTACTGCCCTAAGgccccacttctttttttttttttttttttttttgatattttcttcatttacaattcaaatgctattcccaaagccccctataccctcccctgctccccaacccgcccactcccacttcctggccctggcgttcccctgtactgggtggggcatatgatctttgcaatacctagggcctctcctcccattgatggccgactaggccatcctctgctacatatgcaactagagacacaactctgggggatactggttagttcatattgttgttcctcctatagggttgcagacccctttagctccttgggtactttctctcgctccttcattaggggccctgtgttccatccaatagataactgtgagcatccacttctgtatttgccaggcattggcatagattcacaagagagagttatgtcatggtcctgtcagcaaaatctttctggcatatgcaatagtgcctgggtttggtggttgtatataggatggatccccaggtggggcagtctctgaatggtctttccttccgaacttagctccgaactttgtctctatagctccttccatgggtattttgttccccaggCCCCACTTCTTAGTACCAATCACTTTAATAGTTATGATTTCAACAtacaaaatgggggaggggggggagggggcacaaACATTTAACTTGAAATAATACTTCTACCTTGGAGAAGCCACAGGCAAGAAATCCTTTGAAAATCACCTTGCCTTAGTTGCTCAGGGATTTTCAGTGTCTAAAGCAAACAGTAAACAGTTGTATTTGCTTCTGACCATGGCAACCCTCCGAGGCTGGGCAAGCACGCACTCCTAGTTCTGCTTTTACGAGTATGGAGACAGGGTAGGAGGGAATCAGGCAACTGTAGAACCCTAAGGTTGGAAGGGACCTGAAGGGCCCACCCAACACCCACCTCACCGCAGCAGGAGCTCTTGAAACAACGCTAGTCGGGTGGTGCTCTTGAATCTCCTCTGGAGGACTCTGAACTGGGAGGGTCCCTGACATCAGTCAGAGCTTGAGCAGTCCTGTCTAATGGAGTAGTTATGACACACCAACATTTGACAGTCACCACTGGGAAGCAGTGTGCCTTCTCATGTTCACCCAGCCACGTTCTGGTGTGTGTGCTTCCTGTGTTTCAGGTGGGGAGCCCCATAGATGTGACAGATCTGAGACCAGCCCTCAAAGGTTGAGTGGCTTAATGGAGGAGAGGCAGCCATTCATAGGGAACTGCTAGGGGCAGGAGGCTTGGGAACCCAGGACGGGGCAGCGGGGTTCTGGGGAGTCTGGGGGATGCTATCTGCAGAAGCTCAGGCACAGCTGACCTTAGAGAATGCTCCATCCTTCATCCGGGTGGAGGAGTACCATGTACAGAGCACAGAGGCAGGGATAGCGTGGTCTGTCTTGGACAGTTAGAAAGACAAGCTAGataggaggaggcaggaagggtGCAGACTTGGCATTGAAGACCAAGAGTAATGGCCATCCATTTTCCCTGCCTCCTTCCACCCCTCTCTGCCTCGGCCTCTGCCCTCCCAGTCTGTTAAGTGTCTTCATTACTTTTCTGTTACAAAATACGTGAAGCcaaggagttttgttttgtttagttgagacagggtctcactatgtaaaccagactggcctggagctcacagacatccgcttgcctctgcctcccaagtgctggcattaaaggtgtgcgccaccctaCCTGGCTGGAATTTtgccctttttttggttttgctttttgagagttAGTTCAGGCTGCCCTCCAGTGTGTAGGCAAGAATGGCCCTGAACCCCACTTCTCCTGCCCTCacccctgagtgttgggattacaggcatgggccactTTAGCAGTTCTGACTGTGTGGTTTTGGGAGGCTTTTGAGCAGTAGCATCAGTTGGTTTGTGTCTTGCGCTGCTCTTTGGAGAATGTAGGATGAATTCCCGGGTGGGGGTGGCAGGAGAGGAGGATGCATAGGGCTGAACTCAGCTGTGAAGGAGGAGAGGAGCAGCCTTTTGTTTCTGGGAAGTGAGCTGAGCCAGCCAGGGTTGGAGGTGCTATGATGGAGCTAGGGGTGACTGACTGCCCAGAGCCAAGTTAAAGGAAGAGAATTCAAGGCCTTCGCCTGGGCATCTCCTAACTCTCCCTGTGCCCCGACTGTAGAGCTGGGAGACCTTCCTCTGGTCCGCCTGGATTTCTCCTGTAACCGCATCTCCCGAATCCCCGTCTCCTTCTGCCGCCTCAGGCACCTGCAGGTCGTTCTGCTGGATAGCAACCCCCTACAGAGTCCACCTGCCCAGGTAAGGTGCAGCCTGGGTGGACCCTGAGGACAGTGGTGCTGTGAGGTAGCATGGGAGGATCCAACAGGGCTTGGGGAGCCACCTCTTCTCTTGCATGTGCCCCTCACAGATATGCCTGAAGGGGAAACTTCACATCTTCAAGTACCTAACAATGGAAGCTGGCCGGAGGGGAGCCGCCCTCGGGGACCTGGTCCCTTCCCGCCCCCCAAGTTTTAGTCCTTGGTAAGGCCCAGAGGAAGGAATCCCCTTCTTGGGACCAAAGAACTCCCCTGGATTCCAGTGGGAGGGTAGGGGTGCCGCCAGCCTGGGGCTGACCGGGTCTTCCTGGCTGCTCCAGCCCTGCCGAAGATTTATTTCCGGGACGTCGTTATGATGGTGGCCTGGACTCAGGCTTCCACAGCGTTGACAGTGGCAGCAAGAGGTGGTCAGGAAATGAGGTAAGGACCTCCTTTGCAAGGGCATTTGGGGATGTCATTGGGACTGGGACTGGGGACTCTATACCTAACAGGTTAGTATCTCGGTAAGAGGTCATGCCTCGGGCTCCTTCCCCTACTATCCCCAAGAGGCAGGCCCTCCACTTGATCCCAGTCTCTACTGTGCAGCCTGAACCCATATGGTCCCCAGCCCTGCAGGGAGCCCAtgtcccatctctgcctctctgccttaaAGTCCACAGATGATTTTTCAGAGCTGTCTTTCCGGATCTCGGAGCTGGCTCGTGATCCCCGGGGGCCTAGACAACCTAGGGAAGATGGCGCTGGTGAGCAAGGGAGTTTGCCCAGGAAATCATGGGTGAGTATGGGCTGGAAACCCCCTCCTGCTTGCTGGCTGACAGGCCCTGGTCTTGCAGGCGATGGAGACCTGGAGCAGATTGACTTTATTGACAGCCACGTTCCTGGGGAAGATGAAGATCGAAGTGCAGCTGAGGTTAGGAGCCAGGCCTGACCCTGGGCAGGTAGAGAGGCACTGATGGGGAGATCAGTGTAAATGGGGCCAGGCCTCTCTTCAGCTCTGCTGTCCTCTCTTCAGGAGCAGCTGCCTTCTGAATTAAGCCTTGTAGCAGGGGATGTGGAGAAGCCATCTAGCAGCAGGTATTCCGACCCCCAAGCCCACTCTTCTCCCTCCTACTCAACAGCCTGGGCACCTCCCCTTCACCTGACAAAGGTCCCTCTTGTCCTGTCTTCTGCCAGGCGAGAGGAGCCTGCAGGGGAGGAGAGGCGGCGCCCAGACACTTTGCAGTTGTGGCAGGAACGGGAGCGGAAGCAACAGCAAcagagtgggggatgggggtccCCCAGGAAGGACAGGTAAGGAAGGGCTCAGGGCCTGGCAGGGACAGATGCAAATGCCTCTCAGACTTCGGTTCTACAGAATTCCAGGCCTGACTGCCCAGctttttcctcttctgcttctccagCGTCCTGAAGCGGGGGATCCGAGCTGCCGGGGCAGGTGCTTCGGCCCCATCCACACAGGCCACCTGCAAGTAGGTGTCCTCCGAGACCCACCTCCCTAGGCCTTCCTCGTAGCTGGCCTTCTCTGAGACCCTTCTTTTTTCCTCAGTGGCCCACCAAAGTCCAGCACTACCCAACTGGGAGTTTCAGGGGGGCAGGGAGCTCCCacaccaccccccacctcccaggaCCCCCTTCCTGTATCTGGACCAGGTAGGACATCGCCTTTAGGTGATGGCTTGGAGATGGTTGGGACATAGAGGCCTGAAGGAAGAATGGGCTACTGAGGGGTGTCTCTGTTGCCTATCCCTGGCTCTCCCCCCAGTGAC from Mus musculus strain C57BL/6J chromosome 5, GRCm38.p6 C57BL/6J carries:
- the Lrch4 gene encoding leucine-rich repeat and calponin homology domain-containing protein 4 isoform 2 (isoform 2 is encoded by transcript variant 2): MAAAVAGPLAAGGEEAAASVSLPGSPGLPGSRSAERALEEAVATGTLNLSNRRLKHFPRGAARSYDLSDITQADLSRNRFPEVPEAACQLVSLEGLSLYHNCLKCLNPALGNLTALTYLNLSRNQLSSLPPYICQLPLRVLIISNNKLGALPPDISTLGSLRQLDVSSNELQSLPVELCSLRSLRDLNVRRNQLSTLPDELGDLPLVRLDFSCNRISRIPVSFCRLRHLQVVLLDSNPLQSPPAQICLKGKLHIFKYLTMEAGRRGAALGDLVPSRPPSFSPCPAEDLFPGRRYDGGLDSGFHSVDSGSKRWSGNESTDDFSELSFRISELARDPRGPRQPREDGAGDGDLEQIDFIDSHVPGEDEDRSAAEEQLPSELSLVAGDVEKPSSSRREEPAGEERRRPDTLQLWQERERKQQQQSGGWGSPRKDSVLKRGIRAAGAGASAPSTQATCNGPPKSSTTQLGVSGGQGAPTPPPTSQDPLPVSGPVTAPVPRPLGSIQRPNSFLFRSSSQSGSSPSSPESVLRPRPFPQEKELISQLRQVLESRLQQPLPEDLAEALANGVLLCQLANQLRPRSVPFIHVPSPAVPKLSALKSRKNVESFLEACRKMGVPEESLCQPHHILEEEGAPGRGLPHIAAVLHALLEQP
- the Lrch4 gene encoding leucine-rich repeat and calponin homology domain-containing protein 4 isoform 1 (isoform 1 is encoded by transcript variant 1), with protein sequence MAAAVAGPLAAGGEEAAASVSLPGSPGLPGSRSAERALEEAVATGTLNLSNRRLKHFPRGAARSYDLSDITQADLSRNRFPEVPEAACQLVSLEGLSLYHNCLKCLNPALGNLTALTYLNLSRNQLSSLPPYICQLPLRVLIISNNKLGALPPDISTLGSLRQLDVSSNELQSLPVELCSLRSLRDLNVRRNQLSTLPDELGDLPLVRLDFSCNRISRIPVSFCRLRHLQVVLLDSNPLQSPPAQICLKGKLHIFKYLTMEAGRRGAALGDLVPSRPPSFSPCPAEDLFPGRRYDGGLDSGFHSVDSGSKRWSGNESTDDFSELSFRISELARDPRGPRQPREDGAGDGDLEQIDFIDSHVPGEDEDRSAAEEQLPSELSLVAGDVEKPSSSRREEPAGEERRRPDTLQLWQERERKQQQQSGGWGSPRKDSVLKRGIRAAGAGASAPSTQATCNGPPKSSTTQLGVSGGQGAPTPPPTSQDPLPVSGPVTAPVPRPLGSIQRPNSFLFRSSSQSGSSPSSPESVLRPRPFPQEKELISQLRQVLESRLQQPLPEDLAEALANGVLLCQLANQLRPRSVPFIHVPSPAVPKLSALKSRKNVESFLEACRKMGVPEADLCSPSDLLRGTAQGLQTVLEAVILVGGKAPLPVQPSSGLGGFLLFYVVFMLLLYVVYTRLLGS